Proteins encoded in a region of the Macaca mulatta isolate MMU2019108-1 chromosome X, T2T-MMU8v2.0, whole genome shotgun sequence genome:
- the EBP gene encoding 3-beta-hydroxysteroid-Delta(8),Delta(7)-isomerase isoform X2, giving the protein MQPSAHKDMTTNAGPLHPYWPQHLRLDNFVPNDHPTWHILAGLFSVTGVLVVTTWLLSGRAAVVPLGTWRRLSLCWFAVCGFIHLVIEGWFILYYEDLLGDQAFLSQLWKEYAKGDSRYILADNFTVCMETITACLWGPLSLWVVIAFLRQHPLRFVLQLVVSVGQIYGDVLYFLTEHRDGFQHGELGHPLYFWFYFVFMNALWLVLPGVLVLDAVKHLTHAQSMLDAKATKAKSKKN; this is encoded by the exons ATGCAGCCATCAGCCCACAAAGACATGACTACCAATGCGGGCCCTTTGCACCCATACTGGCCTCAGCACCTAAGACTGGACAACTTTGTACCTAATGACCACCCCACCTGGCATATACTGGCTGGCCTCTTCTCTGTCACAGGGGTCTTAGTCGTGACCACATGGCTGTTGTCGGGTCGTGCTGCGGTTGTCCCACTGGGGACTTGGCGGCGACTGTCCCTGTGCTGGTTTGCAGTGTGTGGGTTCATTCACCTGGTGATCGAGGGCTGGTTCATTCTCTACTATGAGGACCTGCTTGGAGACCAAGCCTTCTTATCTCAACTCT gGAAAGAGTATGCCAAGGGAGACAGCCGATACATCCT GGCTGACAACTTCACAGTGTGCATGGAAACCATCACAGCTTGCTTGTGGGGACCACTCAGCCTGTGGGTGGTGATCGCCTTTCTCCGCCAGCATCCTCTCCGCTTCGTTCTACAGCTTGTGGTCTCTGTGG GCCAGATCTATGGGGATGTGCTCTACTTCCTGACGGAGCACCGTGATGGATTCCAGCACGGGGAGCTGGGCCACCCTCTCTACTTCTGGTTTTACTTTGTCTTCATGAATGCCCTGTGGCTGGTGCTGCCTGGAGTCCTTGTGCTTGATGCTGTGAAGCACCTCACTCATGCCCAGAGCATGCTGGATGCCAAGGCCACAAAAGCCAAGAGCAAGAAGAACTGA
- the EBP gene encoding 3-beta-hydroxysteroid-Delta(8),Delta(7)-isomerase isoform X3 — protein MKTPGLVLYIPRQTDQGELGSGVLVVTTWLLSGRAAVVPLGTWRRLSLCWFAVCGFIHLVIEGWFILYYEDLLGDQAFLSQLWKEYAKGDSRYILADNFTVCMETITACLWGPLSLWVVIAFLRQHPLRFVLQLVVSVGQIYGDVLYFLTEHRDGFQHGELGHPLYFWFYFVFMNALWLVLPGVLVLDAVKHLTHAQSMLDAKATKAKSKKN, from the exons ATGAAGACACCAGGACTGGTCCTGTATATCCCTCGCCAGACTGACCAGGGAGAGCTGGGATCAG GGGTCTTAGTCGTGACCACATGGCTGTTGTCGGGTCGTGCTGCGGTTGTCCCACTGGGGACTTGGCGGCGACTGTCCCTGTGCTGGTTTGCAGTGTGTGGGTTCATTCACCTGGTGATCGAGGGCTGGTTCATTCTCTACTATGAGGACCTGCTTGGAGACCAAGCCTTCTTATCTCAACTCT gGAAAGAGTATGCCAAGGGAGACAGCCGATACATCCT GGCTGACAACTTCACAGTGTGCATGGAAACCATCACAGCTTGCTTGTGGGGACCACTCAGCCTGTGGGTGGTGATCGCCTTTCTCCGCCAGCATCCTCTCCGCTTCGTTCTACAGCTTGTGGTCTCTGTGG GCCAGATCTATGGGGATGTGCTCTACTTCCTGACGGAGCACCGTGATGGATTCCAGCACGGGGAGCTGGGCCACCCTCTCTACTTCTGGTTTTACTTTGTCTTCATGAATGCCCTGTGGCTGGTGCTGCCTGGAGTCCTTGTGCTTGATGCTGTGAAGCACCTCACTCATGCCCAGAGCATGCTGGATGCCAAGGCCACAAAAGCCAAGAGCAAGAAGAACTGA
- the EBP gene encoding 3-beta-hydroxysteroid-Delta(8),Delta(7)-isomerase isoform X1 has product MKTPGLVLYIPRQTDQGELGSGVSVPCFFFFFFSFNFLPIHMQPSAHKDMTTNAGPLHPYWPQHLRLDNFVPNDHPTWHILAGLFSVTGVLVVTTWLLSGRAAVVPLGTWRRLSLCWFAVCGFIHLVIEGWFILYYEDLLGDQAFLSQLWKEYAKGDSRYILADNFTVCMETITACLWGPLSLWVVIAFLRQHPLRFVLQLVVSVGQIYGDVLYFLTEHRDGFQHGELGHPLYFWFYFVFMNALWLVLPGVLVLDAVKHLTHAQSMLDAKATKAKSKKN; this is encoded by the exons ATGAAGACACCAGGACTGGTCCTGTATATCCCTCGCCAGACTGACCAGGGAGAGCTGGGATCAG GTGTTTCtgttccctgttttttttttttttttttttccttcaacttccTGCCTATCCACATGCAGCCATCAGCCCACAAAGACATGACTACCAATGCGGGCCCTTTGCACCCATACTGGCCTCAGCACCTAAGACTGGACAACTTTGTACCTAATGACCACCCCACCTGGCATATACTGGCTGGCCTCTTCTCTGTCACAGGGGTCTTAGTCGTGACCACATGGCTGTTGTCGGGTCGTGCTGCGGTTGTCCCACTGGGGACTTGGCGGCGACTGTCCCTGTGCTGGTTTGCAGTGTGTGGGTTCATTCACCTGGTGATCGAGGGCTGGTTCATTCTCTACTATGAGGACCTGCTTGGAGACCAAGCCTTCTTATCTCAACTCT gGAAAGAGTATGCCAAGGGAGACAGCCGATACATCCT GGCTGACAACTTCACAGTGTGCATGGAAACCATCACAGCTTGCTTGTGGGGACCACTCAGCCTGTGGGTGGTGATCGCCTTTCTCCGCCAGCATCCTCTCCGCTTCGTTCTACAGCTTGTGGTCTCTGTGG GCCAGATCTATGGGGATGTGCTCTACTTCCTGACGGAGCACCGTGATGGATTCCAGCACGGGGAGCTGGGCCACCCTCTCTACTTCTGGTTTTACTTTGTCTTCATGAATGCCCTGTGGCTGGTGCTGCCTGGAGTCCTTGTGCTTGATGCTGTGAAGCACCTCACTCATGCCCAGAGCATGCTGGATGCCAAGGCCACAAAAGCCAAGAGCAAGAAGAACTGA
- the EBP gene encoding 3-beta-hydroxysteroid-Delta(8),Delta(7)-isomerase isoform X4 encodes MKTPGLVLYIPRQTDQGELGSGVSVPCFFFFFFSFNFLPIHMQPSAHKDMTTNAGPLHPYWPQHLRLDNFVPNDHPTWHILAGLFSVTGVLVVTTWLLSGRAAVVPLGTWRRLSLCWFAVCGFIHLVIEGWFILYYEDLLGDQAFLSQLWKEYAKGDSRYILADNFTVCMETITACLWGPLSLWVVIAFLRQHPLRFVLQLVVSVESLVKVT; translated from the exons ATGAAGACACCAGGACTGGTCCTGTATATCCCTCGCCAGACTGACCAGGGAGAGCTGGGATCAG GTGTTTCtgttccctgttttttttttttttttttttccttcaacttccTGCCTATCCACATGCAGCCATCAGCCCACAAAGACATGACTACCAATGCGGGCCCTTTGCACCCATACTGGCCTCAGCACCTAAGACTGGACAACTTTGTACCTAATGACCACCCCACCTGGCATATACTGGCTGGCCTCTTCTCTGTCACAGGGGTCTTAGTCGTGACCACATGGCTGTTGTCGGGTCGTGCTGCGGTTGTCCCACTGGGGACTTGGCGGCGACTGTCCCTGTGCTGGTTTGCAGTGTGTGGGTTCATTCACCTGGTGATCGAGGGCTGGTTCATTCTCTACTATGAGGACCTGCTTGGAGACCAAGCCTTCTTATCTCAACTCT gGAAAGAGTATGCCAAGGGAGACAGCCGATACATCCT GGCTGACAACTTCACAGTGTGCATGGAAACCATCACAGCTTGCTTGTGGGGACCACTCAGCCTGTGGGTGGTGATCGCCTTTCTCCGCCAGCATCCTCTCCGCTTCGTTCTACAGCTTGTGGTCTCTGTGG AGTCTCTTGTGAAGGTTACATGA